In Brachyhypopomus gauderio isolate BG-103 chromosome 11, BGAUD_0.2, whole genome shotgun sequence, a single genomic region encodes these proteins:
- the pcdh10b gene encoding protocadherin-10b translates to MVVFWLLLCLVDGVVSQIRYSVPEEAEHGTFVGNIAEDLGLDLTKLSSRRFQTVPSSRTPYLELNLENGVLFVNERIDRERVCKQSGSCLLHLEVFLENPLELFRVEIEIVDINDNPPSFPETDITVEISESATPGTRFPLETAFDPDVGSNALRTYEITTNNYFFLDVQTQTDGNKFAELVLEKPLDREQQAVHRYVLTAVDGGQPPRTGTALLVVRVLDSNDNVPVFDQPVYTVSLSENAPVGTLVIQLNATDLDEGPNGEIIYSFSNHISNRVKELFDIDARTGRIEVRGEVDFEESSLYQIYVQAKDLGPNAVPAHCKVLVKVTDVNDNAPEITFSTVTESVSESAAPGTVTALLSVTDKDAEDNGQTHVEILGDVPFKLKTSFRNYYTIVTDGPLNRESTEAYTVTVVARDKGVPSLATSKSIKVHVSDENDNAPTFTQPVYDVYVTENNVPGAYIYAVSALDPDLGHNAYITYSIVECEIQGMSVVTYVSINSENGYLYALRSFDYEQLKDFSFMVQARDSGSPELWSNATVNVIIVDQNDNPPSVISPLGKNGTAREPLPRTAEPGYLVTRIVATDADDGENARLSYSIQTGNEHGVFRMDWRTGELRTARRVSAKRDPQQLYELLVEVRDHGQPPMSCSAVVQVTLVDSLLEGHGGERATAKAKDTSLDLTLILIIALGSVSFIFLLAMIVLAVRCQKDKKLNIYTTCLASDCCVLGCGACGGAGCCGRQARAARKKKKKLSKSDIMLVQSSTANVSTAPQVPVEESGSFGSLHPNQNYCYQVCLTPESAKTDLMFLKACSPSRSADTQLNPCGAAVTGYTEQPQPDIISNGSLLSSETKHQRSELSYLVDRPRRVNSSAFQEADIVSSKDSGHGDSEQGDSDHDATHRGHSSDLFSNCTDECKALGHSDRCWMPSFVPSDGRQGADYRSNLHVPGMDAVPDSERGKGFVSSFRVDIPETA, encoded by the exons ATGGTTGTGTTTTGGCTCCTGCTGTGTCTCGTGGATGGGGTCGTTTCTCAGATACGTTACTCCGTACCGGAGGAAGCGGAACACGGCACGTTCGTGGGGAATATCGCTGAGGATTTGGGACTGGATCTCACGAAACTTTCATCCCGTCGGTTTCAGACTGTGCCGAGCTCACGGACTCCATATCTGGAGCTGAACCTGGAAAACGGGGTGCTCTTCGTTAACGAGAGAATCGACCGTGAGCGCGTTTGTAAACAGAGTGGCAGCTGTCTGTTGCATCTGGAGGTGTTCCTGGAGAACCCGCTCGAACTGTTCCGCGTGGAGATAGAGATTGTGGATATCAATGATAACCCTCCTAGTTTTCCAGAGACCGACATCACCGTGGAAATATCGGAGAGCGCGACACCCGGAACGCGCTTTCCTCTCGAGACTGCCTTCGATCCGGACGTCGGCAGTAACGCGCTGCGCACTTACGAAATAACCACGAACAACTACTTTTTCTTGGACgttcagacacagacagacggtAACAAATTCGCCGAGCTGGTGCTGGAGAAGCCGCTGGACCGCGAGCAGCAGGCCGTTCACCGTTATGTGCTTACAGCGGTGGACGGCGGGCAGCCCCCGAGGACCGGGACAGCGCTGCTCGTGGTCAGGGTGCTGGACTCCAACGATAATGTGCCCGTGTTTGATCAGCCCGTGTACACGGTGAGCCTGTCTGAGAACGCGCCCGTGGGCACGCTGGTGATCCAGTTAAACGCCACTGACCTGGACGAGGGGCCGAACGGGGAGATCATATATTCATTCAGCAACCACATCTCCAACAGGGTGAAGGAGCTGTTCGACATCGACGCCAGGACGGGGCGCATCGAGGTCAGAGGCGAAGTGGACTTCGAGGAGAGCAGCCTGTACCAGATCTACGTGCAAGCGAAGGACCTGGGACCAAACGCCGTGCCCGCGCATTGTAAAGTCTTAGTAAAAGTGACGGACGTGAATGACAACGCACCTGAAATCACATTCAGCACCGTTACCGAGTCCGTGAGCGAGAGCGCAGCCCCGGGCACCGTCACCGCGCTGCTCAGCGTGACGGACAAAGACGCAGAAGACAACGGACAGACTCACGTGGAAATACTCGGTGATGTCCCTTTCAAACTCAAAACCTCTTTTAGAAACTACTACACAATAGTGACGGATGGCCCTCTGAACCGAGAGAGCACCGAGGCGTACACGGTGACGGTGGTAGCCCGGGATAAAGGTGTTCCATCTCTCGCCACTAGTAAATCAATTAAAGTTCACGTGTCCGACGAGAACGACAACGCGCCGACGTTCACACAGCCCGTTTACGACGTGTACGTGACCGAGAACAACGTTCCCGGCGCTTATATCTACGCCGTGAGCGCGCTGGACCCTGACCTAGGACACAACGCGTATATAACTTACTCCATAGTGGAGTGTGAGATCCAGGGTATGTCCGTGGTCACCTACGTGTCCATAAACTCGGAGAACGGCTACCTGTACGCGCTCAGATCTTTCGATTACGAGCAGCTGAAGGACTTCAGCTTCATGGTGCAAGCGCGAGACTCGGGGAGCCCCGAGCTGTGGTCCAACGCCACGGTCAACGTCATCATCGTGGACCAAAACGACAATCCGCCTTCCGTGATCTCTCCCCTCGGTAAAAACGGCACCGCGAGGGAGCCTCTTCCGCGCACAGCCGAACCTGGATATCTGGTGACCCGCATCGTGGCCACGGACGCCGATGACGGCGAGAACGCGCGTCTGTCCTACAGCATACAGACGGGCAACGAGCACGGCGTGTTCCGCATGGACTGGCGCACCGGTGAGCTGCGCACCGCACGCCGCGTGTCCGCCAAACGCGACCCGCAGCAGCTGTACgagctgctggtggaggtgcGAGACCACGGGCAGCCCCCCATGTCGTGCAGCGCCGTGGTGCAGGTCACGCTCGTGGACAGCCTGCTGGAGGGTCACGGCGGAGAGCGCGCGACGGCCAAGGCCAAAGACACGTCTCTGGACCTCACGCTCATCCTCATTATCGCCCTCGGCTCCGTGTCCTTCATCTTCCTGCTCGCCATGATCGTGCTGGCCGTGCGCTGTCAGAAGGACAAAAAACTCAATATCTACACGACGTGCCTCGCGAGCGACTGCTGCGTCCTGGGGTGCGGCGCGTGCGGCGGAGCGGGCTGCTGTGGCCGACAGGCGCGCGCCGCGcgcaagaagaagaagaaactcAGCAAGTCGGACATCATGCTGGTCCAGAGCAGCACCGCTAACGTGAGCACCGCCCCGCAGGTGCCCGTGGAGGAATCCGGCAGCTTCGGCTCGCTCCATCCCAACCAGAACTACTGCTACCAGGTCTGCCTCACACCGGAGTCGGCCAAAACCGACCTGATGTTTCTGAAGGCCTGCAGCCCGTCCCGGAGCGCGGACACCCAGCTGAACCCGTGCGGAGCCGCAGTCACCGGATATACCGAGCAGCCGCAGCCCGACATCATCTCCAACGGGAGCCTGCTGTCCAGCGAG ACAAAGCACCAGCGTTCGGAGCTTAGTTACCTGGTGGACAGACCGAGGCGCGTGAACAG CTCGGCCTTCCAGGAGGCGGACATCGTGAGCTCAAAAGACAGCGGCCATGGAGACAGCGAACAGGGGGACAGTGATCATGACGCCACTCACCGTGGACACTCCTCCG